The DNA sequence ACGACGGCCGCCTGGTCGGCGAGGAGCAGAAGCTCCATCTCCCCACGTTCGACGTCTACCACGAGAAGCGCTACTTCACCCCTGGGGACGGGGCGCAGGTGTTCGAGTTCGATGGGGAGACTATCGGGATCAACATCTGTGAGGACCTGTGGGTGGAGGACGGTCCGACCGACGCCCAGGCGAGCCTCGGGGCGAAGCTGGTGATAAACATCTCCGCCTCTCCGTTCTTCGCAGGGAAGGGGGAGATCCGTCGGAACCTGGCCGCACGGAGGGCGCGGGAGAATGGGGTGACGCTGGTCTACGTCAACCGCGTTGGTGGGCAGGACGAGATCGTGTACGACGGGGGGAGCTTTGTCACCTCCCCCCAGGGGCGGCTCCTGTTCCAAGCCCCCTATTTCAAGGAGGGATTGTACACCTTCGATCTCGACCAGCTCAGTCCGGTCCCGCGGCAACAGGAGGATCGGATCGGGCTCATCCACGCGGCGATCATCCTCGGGATAACCGATTACGTCAAGAAAAACGGGTTTTCGCATGTGCTCGTCGGGCTCTCCGGCGGAATCGACTCCGCCCTCGTCGCCGCCCTCGGGGTGGAGGCGCTCGGCCCGGAGGCGGTGACCGGGGTGTTCATGCCGAGTGAGATCACCTCCGAAGAGAGCAGGACCGATGCGTACGAAACGGCGCACCGCCTCGGAATCGAGATAATCGAAGCACCGATCGCTGGGACATTGGACGCCGCACGGGCTGCTTTGCCGGCTCCCCCGACCGGGCTCGCCGCGGAGAACCTGCAGGCCCGCATCCGTGGCACCCTGCTCATGACGCTCGCCAACGCGCGGAACTCCCTCGTCCTTGCCACCGGGAACAAGTCTGAGATCGCGGTCGGGTACAACACCCTGTACGGGGACACCGTTGGAGCGATCGCGCCGATTGGGGACCTGCTCAAGGATGATGTGTACAAGCTTGCCGACCGGCTCGGGGATCTCATCCCCCCGCATGTAAAGGAGAAGCCCCCTACAGCCGAGCTTCGCCCCGGACAGCAGGACGAAGACGATCTCCCCCCGTACCAGCTCCTCAACTCGATCCTACGTCGATTAGTGGAGGAAAACGCATCGCGGGAAGAGTTGATCGCGGCGGGGTTTCCGGCGGAGACAGTGGACGAGGTCTTGCGCCGCTACTACCGGAGCGAGTACAAGCGGAATCAGCTCCCTCTCGTGATCAAGGTGTCACCGAAGGCGTTCGGGATCGGGCGGCGGTTCCCGATCACCCACCGCTATCAGGGCTGATCCTCCGTATCCGTTCCAGCTTACTCTGTAGCTCCCGAGCGTAGGAAG is a window from the Candidatus Bipolaricaulota bacterium genome containing:
- a CDS encoding NAD+ synthase, which produces MRLGIVQFNPRVGDIDRNLEETIAYISRARDAGCDLVVFPELSLCGYFPFDLLWRHGFVARMEEAVAEVVKNSSGIGVIVGGISARRIRTGANLTDPSSLVDGGGIDLYNSAFLIHDGRLVGEEQKLHLPTFDVYHEKRYFTPGDGAQVFEFDGETIGINICEDLWVEDGPTDAQASLGAKLVINISASPFFAGKGEIRRNLAARRARENGVTLVYVNRVGGQDEIVYDGGSFVTSPQGRLLFQAPYFKEGLYTFDLDQLSPVPRQQEDRIGLIHAAIILGITDYVKKNGFSHVLVGLSGGIDSALVAALGVEALGPEAVTGVFMPSEITSEESRTDAYETAHRLGIEIIEAPIAGTLDAARAALPAPPTGLAAENLQARIRGTLLMTLANARNSLVLATGNKSEIAVGYNTLYGDTVGAIAPIGDLLKDDVYKLADRLGDLIPPHVKEKPPTAELRPGQQDEDDLPPYQLLNSILRRLVEENASREELIAAGFPAETVDEVLRRYYRSEYKRNQLPLVIKVSPKAFGIGRRFPITHRYQG